A portion of the Staphylococcus felis genome contains these proteins:
- a CDS encoding PadR family transcriptional regulator: protein MSISNQIMKGLLDGAILGLIAQGETYGYEIVEKLKLYQFPEISDGSIYPVLLRLNKKGYVHTSIRKSDNGGPKRKYYTISESGQHELEQFKIKWQYLNTGMTNLFGGNTNVK, encoded by the coding sequence ATGTCTATATCTAATCAAATAATGAAAGGACTTCTAGATGGCGCAATACTTGGACTTATCGCACAAGGAGAAACATACGGCTATGAAATTGTAGAAAAATTAAAATTATATCAATTTCCTGAAATTAGCGATGGCAGTATATATCCAGTATTATTACGACTCAATAAAAAGGGATATGTACATACAAGTATACGCAAATCAGATAACGGAGGACCTAAGCGTAAGTATTACACAATCTCAGAAAGTGGCCAACACGAACTCGAACAATTCAAAATCAAGTGGCAGTACTTAAATACAGGTATGACAAATCTATTTGGAGGGAATACAAATGTTAAGTAA